One genomic region from Rhinoraja longicauda isolate Sanriku21f chromosome 34, sRhiLon1.1, whole genome shotgun sequence encodes:
- the LOC144609199 gene encoding histone H4, translating to MSGRGKGGKGLGKGGAKRHRKVLRDNIQGITKPAIRRLARRGGVKRISGLIYEETRGVLKVFLENVIRDAVTYTEHAKRKTVTAMDVVYALKRQGRTLYGFGG from the coding sequence ATGTCTGGCCGAGGGAAAGGGGGCAAAGGTCTGGGCAAAGGCGGAGCAAAGCGGCACCGAAAAGTACTTCGCGATAACATCCAGGGCATCACCAAGCCAGCCATCCGCCGCCTGGCTCGGCGTGGCGGGGTCAAGCGGATCTCGGGTCTGATCTACGAGGAGACCCGCGGGGTGCTGAAGGTTTTCCTGGAGAATGTGATCAGGGACGCGGTCACCTACACCGAGCACGCCAAGCGCAAGACGGTCACtgccatggatgtggtgtacgctcTGAAACGCCAGGGCCGCACTCTCTACGGGTTCGGCGGATAA